One window of the Gemmatimonadota bacterium genome contains the following:
- a CDS encoding N-acyl homoserine lactonase family protein, protein METVAKGPDAEPKEAFPHGQRQIRRAAVISTGWGEAHREHVRGTRKPALWWIFAGRSWVRLPINVYVIEHSDGLILFDAGQDRAVVTDPDYWPDRVTAFFMRHIFRLRLGPEDTLTERLAAAGYEAGDVRMAVISHLHADHVGCIREIPQAELVVSAEAWQHMLGPHPEREMVLRRDIDIPGAKWRQITLPPTNDPTLAPFTRAYDLLGDASMMLLPTPGHLPGSLSMLVRSGGRPPLLLVGDLCYSVDMLMEGRLPGTGDRETLLESYSRVRALRERMPDLVILPSHDPEAAAALRTAYPDPGRY, encoded by the coding sequence ATGGAGACCGTAGCCAAAGGACCCGACGCCGAGCCCAAGGAGGCGTTCCCGCATGGCCAACGTCAGATCCGGCGGGCTGCTGTCATCAGCACGGGCTGGGGTGAGGCGCACCGAGAGCACGTCCGGGGCACCAGGAAGCCCGCGCTCTGGTGGATTTTCGCGGGTCGGAGTTGGGTACGTCTGCCGATCAACGTCTATGTGATAGAGCACTCCGACGGACTGATCCTGTTCGACGCCGGCCAGGACAGGGCCGTCGTCACGGATCCCGACTACTGGCCCGATCGCGTCACCGCCTTCTTCATGCGGCACATCTTCCGGCTCCGACTCGGACCGGAGGACACGCTCACGGAGCGACTCGCAGCCGCGGGCTACGAGGCAGGCGACGTGCGCATGGCCGTCATCTCGCACCTCCACGCCGACCACGTCGGGTGCATCCGCGAGATCCCCCAAGCGGAGCTGGTCGTGAGCGCCGAGGCCTGGCAGCACATGCTCGGACCTCACCCGGAGCGGGAGATGGTTCTCCGCCGGGACATTGATATTCCCGGCGCGAAGTGGCGTCAGATCACGCTTCCGCCGACGAACGACCCGACGCTGGCTCCGTTCACCCGGGCATACGACCTGCTGGGCGACGCCTCGATGATGCTCCTGCCGACTCCCGGACACCTGCCGGGATCGCTTTCGATGCTGGTGAGGAGCGGCGGGAGACCACCGCTTCTGCTTGTGGGAGACCTCTGCTACTCCGTCGACATGCTGATGGAAGGCCGCCTCCCGGGCACGGGAGACCGGGAGACGCTTCTCGAAAGCTACAGTCGGGTGCGGGCACTGCGTGAGCGCATGCCCGACCTCGTGATCCTGCCCAGCCACGACCCTGAAGCCGCCGCCGCACTTCGCACCGCGTACCCCGATCCAGGCCGTTACTAG